The genome window AGTCTCTGAAGAGGCGATACTTTTTACCCAATTGTACTTACTCTATTGTCTACTCAATGATTCTCCGAAGATGGATGAAGCGGAAAAAAAACAATGGGATAACAATCAATATGAAGTTGTCTGGAATGGACGAGACCTAAATACCAAATACAAAGTGTTTGAAGAAAACAAAACGATTGTAGAATGGGGCAATCAAATCTTGGATAAGTTACAAGGCATAGCTGAGTTCTGGGATCAGGAAACCAAGTCAGTAAAATTCACTGAAGTGATAAAAAATCAAAGATTCAAACTTTCTCATCCGGAAGAAACTCCGAGTGGTGCCATTCTTAAGATTTTTGAACGAGACAAAATTGGTTTCTTAGAACTTGGAATGCGATTATCCAAAAAATATATGAACTACTTTTCCCAAAGAGGAATCGATAGCTGCCTTCGCTCTGATTTGTTAGAAATGAGTAAGGTATCTTTTGCTGAACTAAAAAAATTAGAAGAAGCAGATAAGATTCGAGAAAAGAATTTGGATAAAAAACATTCGAAGAATCTAGAGATCGATAAAGCTTCAGAAATCATCAAAACAAAAAACTCAGATAAATCCAATCGCCCGACACTTGTGGAATTAGCTAAAGTTTGTTGCGGCAGGTCGTAAAATATGGATGAGTATATTCTGCCAGGCAATGAGGATATGGAAATATCTACGCAAATTATTTTAAGAGAAGCAGCAGCACGTGGAATTCAATTTGAAATCTTAGATAGGCCGGAAAACTTCATTGAATTGATCAAAAATGGAAAGTCTGAATTTATCAAAGAAGCATCGAAAACCAGATTAGATAGTTACATGACCTATCTAGTGATGGAGAATAAGATTGTCTCCAAAAAAGTTTTGTCAACGGCTGGTCTTCGAGTTCCTATTGGAGATTCCTATTCCAGTGTGAATTCGGCTAAGTCCGATTACACAAAATTTAAAAATATAAAAAAAGTTATTAAACCTGTAACAACGAATTTTGGTATTGGGATTTTTATTTCCGAACCAAATGAATCCGAGGAAGAATATCTAGATAAAGTAAAAGCCGCTCTAGAATTTTCCCCATCTGTGATTGTTGAAGAGTTTCTCAATGGACCCGAGTACCGTTTTCTTGTGTTAGGTTATAAAGTAGCAGCTGTCTGCAATAGGATTCCTGCGAATGTAGTGGGGGACAACTTGCATACAGTAAGCGAACTTGTCGATATAA of Leptospira sp. GIMC2001 contains these proteins:
- the gshAB gene encoding bifunctional glutamate--cysteine ligase GshA/glutathione synthetase GshB, with product MDEYILPGNEDMEISTQIILREAAARGIQFEILDRPENFIELIKNGKSEFIKEASKTRLDSYMTYLVMENKIVSKKVLSTAGLRVPIGDSYSSVNSAKSDYTKFKNIKKVIKPVTTNFGIGIFISEPNESEEEYLDKVKAALEFSPSVIVEEFLNGPEYRFLVLGYKVAAVCNRIPANVVGDNLHTVSELVDIKNQDPRRGVGHKTPLEKIQKSNIETEILKVNGLNWDYIPKQGEIVYLRKNSNISTGGDSIDVTDLVHPDYFKIAENAARAVESQICGVDIISESIESLPSSENYGILEINFNPVLYIHDFPYEGKNRKVGAKVLDLLGF